A genomic stretch from Rhipicephalus microplus isolate Deutch F79 unplaced genomic scaffold, USDA_Rmic scaffold_183, whole genome shotgun sequence includes:
- the LOC142791692 gene encoding silk gland factor 1-like, with the protein MTATSMLGQHKGYQDASSGCAGSMSNGGSAVAAMQPLQGGYNMGMAGMHAGYAPQSFGNGPTMASGSACMSPSVAPLGSMNSMNSLGQAGMNGVSAGLIGGLGRDFLPAAAATGPAPSSGPDSPGALQRARADSKAYRRSYTHAKPPYSYISLITMAIQNSPSKMLTLSEIYQFIMDLFPYYRQNQQRWQNSIRHSLSFNDCFVKVPRTPDKPGKGSFWTLHPDSGNMFENGCYLRRQKRFKCEKREAVRQAQKATTGHHHNSKAKMAAESPGHMMQPPPPPQQQHHPQQQHQQQQQHTQQHQSQHSQQQHHALAPASNPAMLGMGYGSHQDPSSCCSPAMGPHHALHESLLKVDPHYNPSSHPFSINSIIAANESKADLKLYEMSQYGGYNLSPPLAGHTALPNDSSAGYYHPSLYSMYQSATPTL; encoded by the exons ATGACGGCGACGAGCATGTTGGGCCAGCACAAGGGCTACCAGGACGCGTCGTCCGGCTGCGCTGGCTCGATGAGCAACGGCGGTTCGGCAGTGGCCGCCATGCAGCCCTTGCAAGGAGGCTACAACATGGGCATGGCCGGCATGCACGCGGGCTACGCGCCGCAGTCCTTCGGCAACGGACCCACCATGGCGTCCGGCTCGGCGTGCATGTCGCCCTCGGTGGCGCCGCTGGGATCGATGAACTCCATGAACTCGCTGGGCCAGGCCGGCATGAACGGGGTGTCGGCGGGTCTCATCGGCGGCCTGGGTCGCGACTTCCTGCCGGCGGCCGCAGCCACGGGTCCCGCGCCGTCCTCCGGTCCGGACTCTCCGGGCGCCCTGCAGAGGGCTCGCGCCGACTCGAAGGCGTACCGGCGGTCGTACACGCACGCCAAGCCGCCCTACTCGTACATCTCGCTCATCACCATGGCCATCCAGAACAGCCCGAGCAAGATGCTGACGCTCAGCGAGATCTACCAGTTCATCATGGACCTGTTCCCCTACTACCGCCAGAACCAGCAGCGCTGGCAGAACTCCATACGCCACTCGCTCAGCTTCAACGATTGCTTCGTCAAAGTGCCGCGCACGCCGGACAAGCCGGGCAAGGGCTCCTTCTGGACTCTGCACCCGGATTCGGGCAACATGTTCGAGAACGGCTGTTACCTGCGGCGCCAAAAGCGCTTCAAGTGCGAGAAGCGCGAGGCCGTGCGGCAGGCGCAGAAGGCCACCACGGGACACCACCACAACTCCAAGGCCAAGATGGCCGCCGAGTCTCCGGGACACATGATGCAGCCCCCTCCTCCTCCGCAGCAGCAGCATCACccacagcagcagcatcagcagcagcaacagcacacGCAACAGCATCAGTCGCAGCACTCGCAACAGCAGCACCACGCGTTGGCGCCCGCCTCGAATCCGGCCATGCTGGGCATGGGCTACGGATCGCACCAGGACCCGTCCAGCTGTTGCTCCCCGGCCATGGGTCCGCACCACGCGCTACACGAGTCCTTGCTCAAG GTGGACCCTCACTACAACCCGTCGAGCCACCCGTTCTCGATCAACAGCATCATCGCTGCGAACGAGAGCAAGGCGGACCTGAAGCTGTACGAGATGTCCCAGTACGGCGGCTACAACctgtcgcctccgctggcgggcCACACGGCTCTGCCCAACGACTCATCGGCGGGCTACTACCACCCGTCGCTCTACTCCATGTACCAGTCGGCCACGCCCACCCTCTGA